AAATCTAAACCTCATCCTACTACGGATGAGGTTTTAGTTATTTACGCTTCATGACTTTTACTTTAAAGGTAAATCCATTAGAACAACGGTATGTTTCAACCCCATTGTCTTTATTAACTAATACCAGCTTTTTAGCTTCTCGTTCAGCCATTACATACATTTCATCTTCTGTGTTTAATGGAGTTCCGTCAATATAGGTAAGCGAAAATTTTTTATCAGTGTTACTTTGCGTCTTTTCTTCCAGGGTTATGCTAAA
This region of Desulforamulus ferrireducens genomic DNA includes:
- a CDS encoding helix-turn-helix domain-containing protein encodes the protein MSRIREVRRQAKLTQKQLAEHYDIPLRTLQDWETGKRKPPEYIINLLLRCIAADFSITLEEKTQSNTDKKFSLTYIDGTPLNTEDEMYVMAEREAKKLVLVNKDNGVETYRCSNGFTFKVKVMKRK